The following proteins are co-located in the Corynebacterium kalinowskii genome:
- a CDS encoding N-acetylmuramoyl-L-alanine amidase, with protein sequence MLQRRTIRTTTSRPLWAFLLSTALIASAAVGVQNGITKTQSAGIEPVSASMETASFGDGATVVVNDPAVAGQGGESGPRAVKEFTRDKEFSMFALTWNGEKDVTAHFRGQRADGTWTQWFQAEPASKVQSAGKNGTELIYIEPTTRVQVSLLGVDLTAAPEAPAPAPAPAPAAAAPAAEAPAPAAPVADAAPAAAPAAVAPVVDKPALAPLPTNYGEIKPVADVAETGLEAVFIDGGTSNVSAGIDLAADSDGMPPIISRSGWGADESIRQNCQPTPDYSDQVSAITIHHTAGSNNYSEAQSAGIVRGIYQYHGVNLGWCDVGYQSLVDKYGNIFEGRYGGINKPVMGAHAGGFNENTWAISMLGDYSVAQTTPAMIQSVGELAGWRLRIAGVNPKGTDVHYSEGTSYSKYAYGAAVTLPNIFAHRDVGTTTCPGDYGYAQMGRIRDIAMNKYNGISAGSPTTKTTTSKTTTTTKAPVDNNPAPAPAPAPEPAPAPAPAPTQGGNTVGDLLQTLSSAGNGDQNSLMSIVGGLAALVFTYLASQGKLPTGITVEGGAPKIGGLKISDIPGKIDQAQALSSDPDVAAVAQLVKENYGAVLGESKGPVQYAANAQNPVTFEAYDKGAIVKSPATGAHAVWGPIGDTWAQQGLDGGPLGLPLNEEYNWQGLKRVDFQHGFITLDPATGLTQIHM encoded by the coding sequence GTGCTGCAACGACGAACAATTCGCACCACAACCTCGCGCCCCTTGTGGGCATTTCTTCTGTCGACCGCGCTCATCGCATCCGCTGCGGTTGGCGTTCAGAACGGGATCACCAAGACCCAATCGGCCGGCATCGAGCCAGTGTCCGCATCCATGGAGACCGCTTCCTTTGGCGACGGCGCCACCGTCGTTGTCAATGACCCTGCTGTAGCCGGCCAAGGCGGCGAAAGCGGACCTCGCGCGGTGAAGGAATTCACTCGCGACAAGGAATTCTCCATGTTCGCCCTCACCTGGAACGGCGAGAAGGACGTCACCGCCCACTTCCGTGGCCAGCGTGCCGACGGCACCTGGACGCAATGGTTCCAGGCCGAACCAGCTTCCAAAGTTCAGTCCGCCGGCAAGAACGGCACGGAGCTCATCTACATCGAGCCAACTACCCGTGTCCAGGTATCCCTGCTCGGTGTTGACCTGACTGCTGCACCTGAAGCCCCAGCACCAGCTCCAGCGCCAGCACCGGCTGCAGCAGCCCCTGCGGCCGAGGCGCCCGCTCCAGCAGCGCCGGTGGCTGATGCAGCCCCTGCAGCTGCGCCAGCAGCTGTTGCTCCGGTCGTCGATAAGCCTGCACTTGCTCCCCTGCCGACCAACTACGGCGAGATCAAGCCCGTCGCCGACGTCGCCGAGACCGGCCTGGAGGCCGTGTTCATTGACGGCGGCACCAGCAACGTCAGCGCCGGCATCGACTTGGCTGCTGACTCCGACGGCATGCCACCAATCATCTCCCGCTCGGGATGGGGCGCCGACGAGTCCATCCGACAGAACTGCCAGCCGACGCCGGACTATTCCGATCAGGTCAGCGCAATCACCATCCACCACACCGCCGGTTCGAACAACTACTCGGAGGCACAGTCCGCTGGCATCGTCCGCGGCATCTACCAGTACCACGGTGTCAACCTCGGCTGGTGCGATGTCGGATACCAGTCCCTGGTGGACAAGTACGGCAACATTTTCGAAGGCCGCTACGGCGGAATCAACAAGCCGGTCATGGGCGCACACGCCGGTGGCTTCAACGAGAACACCTGGGCAATCTCCATGCTCGGCGACTACTCCGTGGCGCAAACCACCCCAGCGATGATCCAGTCCGTCGGCGAACTCGCTGGCTGGCGCCTCCGGATCGCAGGCGTAAACCCTAAGGGCACCGATGTGCACTACTCCGAGGGCACCAGCTACTCCAAGTACGCCTACGGCGCAGCAGTGACCCTGCCGAACATCTTCGCCCACCGTGACGTCGGCACCACCACCTGCCCAGGCGACTACGGCTACGCCCAGATGGGTCGTATCCGCGACATCGCCATGAACAAGTACAACGGCATTTCTGCGGGCAGCCCGACCACGAAGACGACCACGTCCAAGACCACCACCACAACCAAGGCTCCGGTCGACAACAACCCTGCGCCAGCACCCGCTCCAGCACCTGAACCTGCACCAGCTCCTGCCCCGGCACCTACTCAGGGCGGAAACACTGTTGGTGATCTGCTGCAGACCCTGAGCTCAGCTGGCAACGGTGACCAGAACTCCCTGATGAGCATTGTCGGTGGCCTGGCAGCCCTGGTGTTTACCTACCTAGCCAGCCAGGGCAAACTGCCAACCGGCATCACCGTCGAAGGCGGCGCCCCGAAGATCGGCGGCCTGAAGATCTCTGACATCCCGGGCAAGATCGACCAGGCACAAGCCCTGTCCTCCGACCCAGATGTCGCCGCTGTGGCACAGCTGGTGAAGGAAAACTACGGCGCAGTCCTCGGCGAGTCCAAGGGCCCAGTCCAGTACGCGGCTAACGCACAGAACCCAGTGACCTTTGAGGCTTACGACAAGGGCGCCATCGTCAAGTCCCCAGCCACCGGCGCACACGCCGTGTGGGGACCAATCGGTGACACCTGGGCCCAGCAAGGCCTCGACGGCGGCCCACTCGGCCTGCCGCTGAACGAAGAGTACAACTGGCAGGGCCTGAAGCGCGTCGACTTCCAGCATGGCTTCATCACCCTGGATCCAGCCACTGGCCTGACGCAGATTCACATGTAA
- a CDS encoding amidase, which yields MFEEFLSRVSALTPAESGFVHVTDTLPPLIDGPLNGLLLPIKDLMPVSGMPTAYGSITRQVVEPSDPFVLSLVARGARIVGKTATSELGMTAYTEPVGMPAVDNPVWPGHTPGGSSGGAAVAVARDLVRIAHASDGGGSIRVPAAACGVVGFKPPHNNAGGKLTAQGFITKTVADQAMMHAVPLQARPLRVGVLFEPLHGDGTVAPEWLNACVEAANALSDLGHDVVDVSPAYDQTYFQAFETMLSGMCRKIEGEASPIVEWLRSEGQALTAGEQGMAVEKCMSLGDVVRRAWDIDILLTPTLAFDPPKIGHFSALPPREDFDEQTRWTPWCTLFNITGWAGISIPFGGRSIHLGAIRASVPELLALAEELHGS from the coding sequence ATGTTTGAGGAGTTCCTTTCCCGCGTTAGTGCGCTCACCCCAGCTGAGTCCGGGTTCGTGCACGTCACCGACACGCTGCCGCCGCTTATCGACGGCCCTTTAAACGGCCTCCTCCTCCCCATCAAAGACTTGATGCCCGTCTCCGGCATGCCCACTGCCTATGGCTCTATAACCCGGCAAGTGGTGGAACCCTCGGATCCGTTTGTATTGTCGCTGGTCGCGCGCGGGGCGCGGATCGTGGGCAAGACCGCCACGAGTGAGCTCGGTATGACCGCATACACCGAACCGGTTGGAATGCCTGCCGTGGATAATCCGGTATGGCCTGGGCATACGCCCGGCGGATCTTCCGGTGGCGCCGCCGTCGCCGTCGCCCGGGACCTGGTGCGCATCGCCCACGCCTCCGACGGCGGCGGTTCCATCCGAGTTCCAGCAGCGGCCTGTGGGGTGGTCGGATTCAAACCACCCCACAACAATGCCGGTGGCAAACTCACCGCGCAGGGATTTATCACAAAGACGGTGGCCGATCAGGCCATGATGCACGCTGTTCCATTGCAAGCACGCCCACTGCGGGTCGGCGTGCTCTTCGAGCCGTTGCACGGTGACGGCACTGTCGCCCCGGAATGGCTCAACGCCTGTGTGGAAGCCGCGAACGCACTTTCTGACCTGGGCCACGACGTGGTCGACGTCAGTCCGGCCTACGACCAGACCTACTTCCAGGCCTTCGAAACCATGCTGTCAGGCATGTGCCGGAAGATTGAGGGCGAGGCCAGCCCGATTGTCGAGTGGTTGCGGAGCGAAGGGCAGGCGTTGACCGCTGGTGAGCAGGGGATGGCCGTCGAAAAGTGCATGTCCTTGGGCGACGTAGTGCGGCGGGCCTGGGACATCGACATCCTGCTCACGCCGACCTTAGCGTTTGATCCGCCGAAGATTGGACATTTCTCGGCGCTGCCGCCGCGGGAGGACTTTGACGAGCAAACCCGCTGGACACCGTGGTGCACCCTGTTTAACATCACGGGATGGGCGGGCATTTCGATCCCGTTCGGCGGACGGTCCATTCACTTGGGCGCGATTCGGGCGTCCGTGCCGGAGCTGCTCGCGCTCGCGGAGGAACTTCATGGCTCCTAG
- a CDS encoding CPBP family intramembrane glutamic endopeptidase: MAPRIRREIGIVLLITFGMSGIRSILRLVDSLLAGPLNEQSVTLNKPMAQSLWLDYSLQLCSALVLVGWGLLALFLLAGDGIRLPKLQWRDWLSGAGLAAVIGLPGLAFYFGAVHFGLTKEVIPSAFESWWGVPVLLVWSFANAFGEEVVVVGWLMTRLKQLKLPLWVILACTAVLRGSYHLYQGVSAGFGNIVMGLVYGWFFHRYGRIWPLILGHFLIDAVAFVGYQLL; the protein is encoded by the coding sequence ATGGCTCCTAGGATTCGCCGGGAGATCGGGATCGTCCTTTTGATCACCTTCGGGATGAGCGGCATTCGTTCCATTCTCCGGCTGGTGGATTCGCTATTAGCAGGGCCGCTGAACGAGCAGTCAGTGACCCTAAACAAGCCAATGGCACAGTCTCTTTGGCTCGATTATTCCTTGCAGCTGTGTTCCGCGTTAGTGCTGGTCGGCTGGGGTCTGCTAGCGCTGTTCTTGCTGGCTGGTGACGGGATTCGATTGCCGAAGTTGCAGTGGCGGGATTGGCTCTCCGGGGCTGGTTTGGCGGCTGTCATCGGACTTCCCGGCCTGGCGTTTTACTTCGGCGCCGTGCACTTTGGCCTAACCAAGGAGGTCATCCCTTCCGCTTTTGAATCTTGGTGGGGCGTGCCGGTTCTACTCGTCTGGTCCTTTGCCAACGCTTTCGGCGAGGAGGTCGTGGTGGTCGGCTGGCTGATGACCCGGCTGAAGCAACTAAAGCTTCCCCTTTGGGTGATCCTGGCCTGCACTGCAGTGCTCCGCGGTTCTTATCACCTCTACCAGGGCGTTTCCGCCGGCTTCGGCAATATCGTGATGGGCCTGGTGTACGGGTGGTTCTTCCACCGCTATGGCCGGATCTGGCCCCTCATCCTCGGACATTTCCTGATTGATGCCGTGGCGTTTGTGGGCTATCAACTGCTATAA
- the serS gene encoding serine--tRNA ligase — protein sequence MIDLKFLRENPDVVRASQVTRGEDPELVDKLIAADEERRQAILQADQLRAEQKAFGKKIGQASPEERPALLEGSNELKAKVKEAEAAQNAAEQKVYDLQMQLSNVVVGAPAGGEDDFVVLETIGEPTKFDFEPKDHLELGESLGLIDMERGAKISGARFYFLTGYGAMLQLGMLNLAAQKAIANGFQLMIPPVLVRPEVMQGTGFLGQHADEIYYLEKDELYLVGTSEVALAGYHQGEIIDLSQGPKRYAGWSSCFRREAGSHGKDTRGILRVHQFDKLEMFSYCKPEEAVAEHQKLLNMERDMLAAVQVPYRIIDIAGGDLGSSAARKFDTEAWVPTQGTYRELTSTSNCTTFQARRLQVRYRDDEGKAQIAATLNGTLATTRWLVAILENNQQADGSVVVPEALRPYVGKEVLEPIK from the coding sequence GTGATTGATCTCAAATTCCTTCGTGAAAACCCTGATGTCGTGCGTGCTTCCCAGGTCACCCGTGGGGAGGATCCTGAGCTTGTCGATAAGCTCATCGCTGCTGATGAGGAGCGTCGTCAGGCGATCTTGCAGGCTGACCAGCTCCGCGCTGAGCAGAAGGCGTTTGGCAAGAAAATCGGCCAGGCGTCTCCGGAGGAGCGTCCAGCGCTGCTGGAGGGTTCCAACGAGCTGAAGGCCAAGGTTAAGGAAGCTGAGGCTGCGCAGAACGCGGCAGAGCAGAAGGTCTACGACCTGCAAATGCAGCTGTCGAACGTGGTCGTCGGCGCCCCTGCAGGTGGCGAGGATGACTTTGTGGTGCTCGAGACGATCGGTGAGCCAACCAAGTTCGATTTCGAGCCAAAGGATCACCTGGAGCTCGGCGAGTCCCTCGGCTTGATTGACATGGAACGCGGCGCAAAGATCTCTGGCGCTCGTTTCTACTTCCTCACCGGCTACGGCGCGATGCTGCAGCTCGGCATGCTGAACCTGGCTGCGCAGAAGGCGATTGCCAATGGCTTCCAGCTGATGATCCCGCCAGTACTCGTGCGCCCAGAGGTGATGCAGGGAACCGGCTTCCTCGGCCAGCATGCCGATGAGATTTACTACCTGGAAAAGGATGAGTTGTACCTCGTCGGCACCTCTGAAGTCGCGTTGGCTGGCTACCACCAGGGCGAGATTATTGATCTATCCCAGGGGCCGAAGCGCTATGCAGGTTGGTCTAGCTGCTTCCGTCGCGAAGCTGGCTCCCACGGCAAGGACACCCGCGGAATTCTGCGCGTGCACCAGTTCGACAAGCTGGAGATGTTCTCCTACTGCAAGCCGGAAGAAGCGGTGGCGGAGCACCAGAAGCTGCTGAACATGGAGCGCGATATGCTCGCTGCCGTTCAGGTGCCGTACCGCATCATCGATATCGCTGGCGGTGACCTCGGTTCCTCCGCGGCACGCAAGTTTGATACCGAAGCGTGGGTCCCGACGCAGGGAACCTACCGCGAGCTGACCTCTACCTCGAACTGCACCACTTTCCAGGCCCGTCGCCTGCAGGTTCGCTACCGCGATGACGAGGGCAAGGCGCAGATCGCCGCAACCCTGAACGGCACCCTGGCTACCACCCGTTGGCTGGTAGCGATCCTGGAAAACAATCAGCAGGCTGACGGTTCCGTCGTGGTCCCGGAAGCATTGCGCCCATACGTGGGCAAGGAAGTACTCGAGCCGATTAAGTAG
- a CDS encoding GntR family transcriptional regulator, translating into MTGLSSASGLPVTTLDDPSKPKHAQLREILEELCTTKLSPGDMLPGERVLEETYGVSRITVRRAIGDLVASGVLKRARGKGTFVAPSPLVSRLHLASFSQEMEAQQLQSSSKILLSARATAPATIAEFFHSAATHTHLRRLRLGNGVPYAIDDAWYNSAFVPDLLENDVYNSVYAILGTEYNVPITDAIQTATAVNATSETAELLDVEPGTALLKIVRQSQSNGLPVEWCSSLYRTDRYTLKTHVTRAAL; encoded by the coding sequence ATGACTGGCCTCAGCAGTGCCTCCGGCTTACCCGTCACCACACTTGACGACCCTTCCAAGCCCAAGCATGCCCAACTCCGGGAGATCCTCGAGGAGCTATGCACGACGAAGCTCTCACCTGGGGACATGCTTCCAGGCGAGCGAGTTTTAGAGGAGACCTATGGCGTCTCACGCATTACTGTGCGACGCGCTATCGGTGACCTAGTCGCCAGCGGGGTCCTAAAACGCGCCCGTGGCAAAGGTACCTTTGTAGCGCCGAGTCCACTGGTATCACGTCTGCACCTAGCCTCGTTTTCCCAGGAAATGGAAGCGCAGCAGCTGCAGTCGAGTAGCAAGATTCTGTTGTCTGCGCGGGCGACAGCGCCGGCCACCATCGCAGAGTTTTTCCATTCCGCCGCAACACATACCCATCTCAGGAGGCTGCGTCTGGGCAACGGCGTCCCCTACGCCATCGACGATGCCTGGTATAACTCCGCGTTCGTCCCTGACCTGCTAGAAAACGATGTCTACAATTCGGTGTACGCGATCCTTGGCACCGAGTACAACGTGCCGATCACCGATGCGATCCAGACCGCTACTGCTGTCAACGCCACTTCCGAAACGGCAGAGCTGCTCGACGTTGAGCCTGGTACTGCACTACTGAAGATCGTGCGCCAGTCCCAGTCGAACGGCTTGCCCGTGGAATGGTGCAGTTCGCTCTACCGAACCGATCGCTACACACTTAAAACGCATGTAACTCGTGCCGCTCTGTGA
- a CDS encoding metallopeptidase family protein: MISVSEERFEELVDLGLAKVPPELLSRLQNAVILIEDYHPDGPHILGLYEGVALPDRTADYSAHLPDAIWIYRGALQDYCRTEEQLVEQVKITVIHEIGHYFGLDDEELHRLGWG; encoded by the coding sequence ATGATTTCGGTCAGCGAAGAACGCTTTGAGGAGCTCGTGGACCTCGGACTTGCCAAAGTCCCACCCGAGCTCCTCAGCAGGCTTCAAAACGCGGTGATCCTGATTGAGGACTACCACCCCGACGGCCCCCACATCCTTGGCCTCTACGAAGGCGTTGCACTCCCCGACCGCACCGCGGATTACTCAGCGCACCTGCCCGATGCCATCTGGATCTACCGAGGTGCACTACAGGACTACTGTCGCACCGAAGAACAACTCGTCGAGCAAGTCAAAATTACCGTCATCCACGAAATCGGCCACTATTTCGGGCTCGATGACGAGGAACTCCACCGCTTAGGCTGGGGCTAA
- a CDS encoding histidine phosphatase family protein translates to MGRIILLRHGQTYSNLQRILDTRPPGAELTDLGREQATTVGLELAELCGIGHGNFGRISTLISSIAIRAQQTAVHVAASLERAASLPKDSMHIDVRTGIHEISAGELQGAQGEEAAALYTDAFRGWLDGDADARLDSGENYLEVLERYQPVLESVVADLGEDEDAIVVSHGAAIRVVSTHACGVDPDFAFGAYLPNCRFVILNPQDKPFGQWKVERWADSAVQL, encoded by the coding sequence ATGGGACGCATCATCCTTCTGCGCCACGGCCAAACCTATTCCAACCTGCAGCGCATCCTCGACACCCGACCACCCGGCGCTGAACTAACCGACCTTGGTCGAGAACAAGCCACCACTGTCGGCCTCGAACTCGCCGAGCTGTGCGGCATTGGTCACGGTAACTTCGGCCGCATCAGCACGCTGATTTCTTCCATCGCGATCCGCGCTCAACAGACCGCTGTTCATGTCGCAGCCTCGCTGGAACGCGCCGCCAGCCTGCCCAAGGACAGCATGCATATCGACGTCCGCACGGGCATACACGAAATCTCGGCCGGTGAACTTCAGGGCGCGCAAGGTGAAGAAGCCGCCGCCCTGTACACCGATGCCTTCCGCGGCTGGCTCGATGGTGATGCCGACGCCCGCCTGGACAGTGGCGAAAACTACCTCGAAGTCCTCGAGCGATACCAGCCCGTTCTCGAATCGGTAGTGGCTGATCTGGGCGAAGACGAGGATGCCATTGTCGTTTCCCACGGCGCTGCCATCCGCGTCGTCTCCACCCACGCCTGTGGCGTGGACCCCGACTTCGCCTTTGGTGCGTACCTTCCCAACTGCCGATTCGTCATCCTGAACCCACAGGACAAACCATTCGGGCAGTGGAAGGTCGAGCGCTGGGCAGACTCCGCAGTTCAGCTGTAA
- a CDS encoding lysophospholipid acyltransferase family protein, whose protein sequence is MNLKDFRRHGAIYLPKGYSEPAKHAEASEPFYGAIIKLVAQMLRAQGIKVYIEGAENIPAEGAALIAVNHTGYFDFILSGVPAKMRGGRLVRFMAKKEIFDTPVVGWMMRKMRHISVDRSAGAESFDLAVEKLRAGNLVGIFPEATVSRSFEIKELKTGAARIAAAADAPLIPLILWGSQRIWTKDIPKDVVHPNVPILVQVGKPLELIGDPDVDTDLLHTTMIAMLRDVRTKYDAAFGPFGPGLPWRPESMGGSAPNPERAALLALEEKERRQAAREHKRAEKLRRLDMRADRKAMDVLRSRGWFGRMKARVTTAIEARRDR, encoded by the coding sequence ATGAATCTCAAGGATTTTCGTCGCCACGGTGCCATCTACCTGCCCAAAGGTTATTCTGAGCCTGCCAAGCACGCGGAGGCATCGGAGCCGTTTTACGGCGCGATCATTAAGTTGGTCGCCCAAATGCTGCGTGCTCAGGGCATCAAGGTCTACATCGAGGGTGCCGAGAACATCCCGGCCGAGGGTGCGGCGTTGATCGCTGTCAACCACACGGGCTATTTCGACTTCATCTTGAGCGGTGTGCCTGCGAAGATGCGGGGCGGCCGGTTGGTCCGTTTCATGGCCAAGAAGGAGATATTCGATACCCCGGTAGTCGGCTGGATGATGCGCAAGATGCGCCACATCAGCGTTGACCGTTCCGCAGGGGCAGAATCCTTCGATCTGGCGGTGGAGAAGCTTCGCGCTGGCAATTTGGTCGGTATCTTCCCCGAGGCGACGGTGTCCCGCAGCTTCGAGATCAAGGAGCTTAAGACAGGTGCCGCCCGTATCGCCGCTGCTGCCGATGCCCCGCTGATCCCGCTGATCTTGTGGGGTTCCCAGCGTATTTGGACGAAGGACATTCCGAAGGATGTCGTCCATCCAAACGTTCCGATTTTGGTCCAGGTTGGTAAGCCTCTAGAGCTCATCGGTGATCCTGACGTTGATACCGACCTGCTGCACACCACGATGATCGCGATGCTTCGCGATGTCCGCACCAAGTACGACGCCGCCTTCGGCCCCTTCGGTCCGGGATTGCCATGGCGTCCTGAGTCCATGGGCGGAAGCGCGCCAAATCCTGAGCGCGCTGCGCTGCTGGCGTTGGAGGAGAAGGAGCGTCGACAAGCCGCCCGCGAGCACAAGCGCGCCGAAAAGCTGCGTCGCCTGGACATGCGCGCTGATCGTAAGGCCATGGATGTCCTGCGCTCCCGCGGCTGGTTCGGCCGGATGAAGGCGCGCGTGACCACGGCGATTGAAGCGCGACGTGATCGGTGA
- a CDS encoding septum formation family protein has protein sequence MTRHNSWRSSTAVRSALVAALVAGSGIGGYSYQTEQATSGGGNGTSTSGGETTLQAAPFTTADTGNCLTWDIAEDGTFTNFGQTDCAGEHRYEVASRENLAAYPSSEFGPKAPAPDITRQAQLREELCKGPTMEYLKGQFDPLGRYSIAPILPPAEAWNAGDRTMLCGVQVAGDNGIPMKTSGRATEQDQSRAHAAGTCVLVDASGSTRTVDCAQDHSFEVTKEVNLKEHFPEGVPTVEDQDKFLQQECTVAAQSFLGGDEALYNSTLQPFWTTINTNSWIGGSHTVNCALFKPNRAGSFSVLAGSAKGPFTIDGAAPPPQPTRNPLRQP, from the coding sequence ATGACTAGACACAATTCTTGGCGAAGCTCCACGGCCGTGCGCTCTGCGCTGGTCGCGGCACTCGTCGCTGGCAGTGGCATCGGTGGTTATTCCTACCAGACCGAGCAAGCAACAAGTGGGGGCGGCAATGGGACGTCGACAAGCGGAGGCGAAACCACACTGCAGGCCGCACCCTTTACCACTGCGGACACCGGCAACTGTCTGACCTGGGATATTGCCGAAGACGGGACGTTTACCAACTTCGGTCAAACCGACTGCGCCGGCGAGCACCGCTACGAGGTCGCCTCCCGTGAAAACCTGGCCGCGTACCCGTCATCTGAGTTCGGGCCAAAGGCACCAGCACCGGACATCACGCGTCAGGCGCAGCTTCGCGAAGAATTGTGCAAAGGCCCCACCATGGAATACCTAAAGGGCCAGTTCGATCCACTCGGACGCTACTCCATCGCCCCGATCCTGCCTCCTGCCGAAGCGTGGAACGCGGGCGACCGCACCATGCTCTGCGGTGTCCAGGTCGCCGGCGACAACGGCATCCCAATGAAGACCTCCGGCCGCGCCACCGAGCAAGACCAGTCACGCGCACACGCCGCCGGCACCTGCGTGCTTGTCGACGCCTCCGGTTCCACCCGCACGGTTGACTGCGCGCAAGATCACTCGTTTGAAGTCACTAAGGAAGTGAACCTCAAGGAGCACTTCCCTGAGGGTGTCCCGACTGTCGAAGATCAGGACAAGTTCCTGCAGCAAGAATGCACTGTGGCGGCCCAGAGCTTCCTCGGTGGCGACGAGGCTCTCTATAACTCCACCCTGCAGCCGTTCTGGACCACCATCAATACCAACTCGTGGATCGGCGGCTCACACACCGTGAACTGCGCGCTCTTCAAGCCCAACCGGGCAGGCAGCTTCTCTGTCCTCGCAGGCTCCGCCAAGGGACCATTCACTATCGACGGTGCTGCACCGCCACCTCAGCCAACCCGAAATCCGCTCCGCCAGCCATGA
- a CDS encoding HAD family hydrolase → MIGEPPLLIASDVDGTLIDDRERIPTVVRAAVRRAITAGTVFALSTGRPPRWIHPVLSQLALKPVCVCANGAIVYDAATDTMLDVQNLAPEALRAVADIAEEVLAPHGGAGFAVERAGESAWAPENELFLVSPNYVPAWFSEDNGMVPLDELIAQPAIKLLVRNEHLTSAQIFDLVAPRIPADLAHVTFSVPDGLIEVAAPGVTKARGVQFLASRIGAGPGDVVAFGDMPNDIEMLQWAGLGVAMANARPEVKAAADEVTLSNNEGGIAAVLERWF, encoded by the coding sequence GTGATCGGTGAGCCGCCGCTGCTGATCGCCAGCGACGTTGATGGCACGCTTATCGACGACCGGGAGCGCATCCCGACCGTCGTGCGGGCCGCAGTTCGTCGTGCCATTACTGCGGGGACAGTGTTCGCACTGTCTACCGGCCGGCCGCCACGTTGGATCCACCCCGTCTTGAGCCAGTTGGCGCTGAAGCCGGTGTGCGTGTGCGCCAACGGGGCGATTGTTTACGATGCTGCCACTGACACGATGCTTGACGTGCAGAATTTAGCTCCAGAGGCGCTGCGCGCAGTGGCTGACATTGCGGAAGAAGTTTTGGCTCCGCACGGCGGGGCTGGCTTCGCGGTAGAGCGGGCGGGGGAGTCTGCCTGGGCGCCGGAAAACGAGCTGTTTCTGGTGTCGCCGAATTACGTTCCGGCTTGGTTTTCCGAGGACAATGGCATGGTTCCGCTTGATGAACTGATCGCCCAGCCCGCCATCAAACTTTTGGTCCGAAATGAGCACCTTACGTCCGCGCAGATCTTTGACCTGGTGGCCCCGCGCATCCCGGCAGATCTGGCTCATGTGACGTTTTCCGTGCCCGATGGGCTGATCGAAGTCGCTGCCCCCGGAGTGACCAAGGCGAGGGGAGTGCAGTTCCTTGCCTCTCGCATCGGTGCAGGTCCAGGGGATGTGGTTGCTTTCGGTGACATGCCAAACGACATTGAAATGCTTCAGTGGGCTGGCCTTGGTGTGGCCATGGCCAACGCCCGGCCGGAAGTGAAGGCTGCTGCAGACGAAGTGACACTGTCCAACAATGAGGGCGGCATTGCAGCAGTCCTCGAGCGCTGGTTCTAG
- the pheA gene encoding prephenate dehydratase, whose amino-acid sequence MSITVAYLGPKGTFTEMAALRLMPDAELVPVGSPAEAIAAGTDFAVVAIENSVDGPVTPTFDALASDDTTQIYRETDIEVAFSVLRRGDSGTKTFATHPVAWQQVKGWVGENLPGIKFVPASSNADAARMVAEGEADYAAAPARAAELYGLETVAQDIADVKGARTRFVVVGKRGKPTARTGNDRTSVAFTLPNEPGSLARALNEFALRGVDLTRIESRPTRTNFGTYRFYADLKGHIDDIPVAEALRALYLHAEHMHFLGSWPAATEPAGDTGTDVLARIAAADTYVKQLRTGDY is encoded by the coding sequence ATGAGCATTACCGTTGCCTACCTCGGTCCCAAGGGTACCTTCACTGAAATGGCTGCGTTGCGCCTGATGCCGGATGCGGAGCTGGTGCCAGTAGGCAGCCCCGCTGAAGCTATCGCGGCAGGTACTGACTTCGCGGTCGTGGCTATCGAGAACTCGGTCGACGGGCCCGTCACCCCGACTTTTGACGCGCTGGCCAGCGACGACACCACCCAGATCTATCGGGAAACCGATATCGAGGTGGCGTTTTCTGTGCTGCGCCGAGGTGATTCGGGAACCAAGACGTTTGCCACGCACCCGGTCGCCTGGCAGCAGGTCAAGGGCTGGGTCGGCGAAAACCTTCCTGGGATCAAGTTCGTGCCGGCCAGCTCTAACGCTGACGCGGCTCGCATGGTGGCTGAGGGGGAAGCGGACTACGCTGCGGCCCCGGCCCGGGCGGCGGAACTGTACGGGCTCGAAACGGTGGCACAGGATATCGCTGATGTGAAGGGAGCGCGTACGCGATTCGTGGTCGTCGGCAAGCGTGGCAAGCCCACCGCGCGCACCGGCAATGACCGCACCTCTGTCGCCTTTACCCTGCCCAACGAGCCGGGATCGCTCGCGCGCGCACTCAACGAGTTCGCACTGCGCGGCGTGGACCTCACCCGCATCGAATCCCGCCCGACGCGCACCAACTTTGGCACCTACCGCTTCTACGCCGACCTCAAGGGGCATATCGATGACATCCCCGTCGCCGAAGCACTCCGCGCCCTGTATCTGCACGCCGAACACATGCACTTCCTCGGCTCTTGGCCTGCAGCCACCGAACCGGCGGGCGATACTGGCACGGATGTCCTCGCGCGAATCGCCGCCGCTGATACCTATGTAAAACAACTTCGAACCGGAGACTATTAA